A DNA window from Engystomops pustulosus chromosome 6, aEngPut4.maternal, whole genome shotgun sequence contains the following coding sequences:
- the MYL9 gene encoding myosin regulatory light polypeptide 9 translates to MSSKKTKAKTTKKRPQRATSNVFAMFDQSQIQEFKEAFNMIDQNRDGFIDKEDLHDMLASMGKNPSDEYLEGMMSEAPGPINFTMFLTMFGEKLNGTDPEDVIRNAFACFDEEGTGAINEEYLRELLTTMGDRFTDEEVDEMYREAPIDKKGNFNYIEFTRILKHGAKDKDD, encoded by the exons ATGTCCAGCAAGAAGACCAAGGCTAAGACCACCAAGAAGCGTCCCCAGAGGGCGACTTCCAATGTGTTTGCTATGTTTGACCAGTCCCAGATTCAGGAGTTTAAAGAGGCCTTTAACATGATTGACCAAAACAGGGATGGCTTCATTGACAAGGAAGATCTTCATGACATGTTGGCCTCCATGG GTAAGAACCCCTCTGATGAATACCTGGAAGGGATGATGAGCGAAGCCCCTGGACCTATTAATTTCACCATGTTCCTAACTATGTTTGGAGAGAAACTGAATGGCACTGACCCTGAGGATGTGATCAGGAACGCATTTGCCTGTTTCGATGAAGAAGGCACAG GTGCCATCAATGAGGAATACTTACGTGAGCTCCTGACCACCATGGGCGACCGCTTTACAGACGAGGAGGTAGACGAGATGTACAGAGAGGCACCGATTGACAAAAAGGGCAACTTCAACTACATAGAATTCACCCGCATCCTGAAACACGGAGCCAAGGACAAGGATGACTAA